A single Lolium perenne isolate Kyuss_39 chromosome 6, Kyuss_2.0, whole genome shotgun sequence DNA region contains:
- the LOC127308625 gene encoding uncharacterized protein, with the protein MNQDPSRETIKFEVSMETPAMHSVFSNSNACLDGYHHTGIMAGSQSVEEVRFGIMQHLEGRVSDSDEESLSTSPETSDYGYMEQNMENIYSTLGEMDDKEGPVMLIPDFVLCDTTLHLQPHLTFSSDGFKIEHFDCDSHEDEMMSLYWDVCDIICINSKWTQSVKSASIVVTVRSSAETKSPGPIRVEFCLADPQWPQKQEKICCLASRYHEIWNTTPPEDIALENRSIDISLHFPKQYFSGTEDFEEVIYPKGDRDAVSISGRDVDLLLPETFVNDTIIDFYIKYLSARIKTTERSKYHFFNSFFFRKLADLDKDQGRAPEGRSAFLRVRKWTRKINIFAKDFLFIPVNFSLHWSLIVICHPGEVVTSEDDEAEKHGKVPCILHMDSLKGSHSGLKDIIQSYLWEEWKERHPESGLDISDKFLNLRFVSLELPQQDNSFDCGLFLLHYVELFLMDAPSSFNPLKIDVFSTFLSDDWFAPAEASLKRSVIRKLIHKIVTEPSHNFPELTCAADQCDERHQRSENAEQEAAIEFLAQAGESDSVCQIPGAQQESTSICINSPGKGLPVSGFGLETADDTMFSVQNMQICPPDNDTEVCLPSQGVKNDPTLSESDNQCGLRSCVVKDRDTCEESVLDYLHNNQEISSQTEAMVHDAMDSKFCSFSDNPDVMACEQNSLETSTNEVVDVSEDMHSVMMSAATSKDDIANDPASTNGEAENGKCDLPDVGIAIGDINGNASGCSLEISVVKVEEAIGDISDDTGSVVIGLVNKDVPEHSLATNAVESEDMEPEDTHGDVNVEDDIQINTNETCTAVDEIKGNTDKCMTIDEAVSCESIEGKTNNILAGDSDSGRDEAHPDSAGLHGTVTCEEVTTRADAEMASLESTSCAENEAVREDKDGDAKRPLPDSTSEVENIQVSEDKCSEEDAPCTEEKEERCRKRRKVVTSVPAEKRLTRSSSRTPSLD; encoded by the exons ATGAATCAGGATCCATCCCGGGAAACAATCAAATTTGAAGTGTCAATGGAAACTCCAGCCATGCACAGtgttttcagcaattccaatgctTGCTTAGATGGATATCACCATACAGGGATCATGGCAGGAAGTCAGTCTGTGGAGGAAGTTAGATTTGGCATTATGCAACACCTTGAG GGAAGGGTTTCTGACTCTGATGAAGAAAGCCTGTCAACCAGCCCTGAAACTTCTGATTACG GTTATATGGAACAAAATATGGAAAATATTTACAGTACTTTGGGTGAAATG GATGACAAAGAAGGCCCGGTTATGCTTATTCCCGATTTCGTGTTGTGTGACACAACCTTGCATCTTCAGCCTCACCTAACTTTTTCATCGGACGGGTTCAAGATTGAACATTTTGATTGCGATTCACATGAAGATGAGATGATGTCTCTATATTGGGATGTTTGTGACATCATTTGCATTAATAGTAAATGGACTCAGAGT GTTAAATCTGCCTCCATTGTTGTCACTGTTAGATCCAGCGCAGAAACCAAAAGTCCAG gtcctattagagTGGAATTTTGTCTTGCAGATCCACAATGGCCACAAAAACAAGAGAAGATTTGTTGTCTTGCATCAAGATACCATGAAATCTGGAACACCACTCCGCC AGAGGATATTGCGTTGGAGAATCGGAGCATCGACATCAGTTTACATTTCCCCAAGCAATACTTTTCCGG CACTGAGGACTTTGAAGAGGTTATCTATCCCAAAGGAGATCGGGATGCTGTTTCTATTAGCGGCAGAGATGTTGATTTGCTTCTACCTGAGACATTTGTCAACGATACAATAATTGACTTTTATATTAA ATACTTAAGCGCAAGAATAAAAACCACAGAAAGGTCCAAGTACCACTTCTTTAATAGCTTCTTTTTTCGCAAGCTGGCAGATCTTGACAAAGATCAAGGAAGAGCTCCAGAAGGTAGATCAGCTTTTTTACGTGTCCGCAAGTGGACCCGAAAAATAAACATATTTGCTAAGGATTTCCTTTTCATTCCAGTGAATTTCAG CTTGCATTGGAGTTTAATTGTTATCTGTCATCCTGGAGAAGTAGTGACATCTGAAG ATGATGAAGCAGAAAAGCATGGTAAAGTTCCATGCATATTACATATGGATTCTCTTAAAGGAAGTCATAGTGGACTGAAGGACATCATTCAAAG TTATCTATGGGAAGAGTGGAAGGAAAGGCACCCCGAATCAGGATTAGATATTTCAGACAAATTCTTAAACCTGAGATTTGTCTCCCTTGAG CTTCCCCAGCAAGATAATTCATTTGATTGTGGCTTGTTCCTACTCCATTATGTGGAACTCTTTCTGATGGATGCTCCCAGCAGCTTCAACCCCTTGAAGATTGATGTATTCTCAACCTTT CTCAGTGATGATTGGTTTGCACCCGCTGAAGCTTCTCTGAAGCGTTCAGTGATCAGGAAGCTAATCCATAAGATAGTGACAGAACCTTCTCataattttccggaactaacctgtgCTGCAGACCAGTGTGATGAAAGGCATCAAAGAAGTGAAAATGCTGAGCAGGAAGCAGCTATAGAGTTCCTTGCTCAGGCTGGTGAATCTGATTCAGTTTGCCAAATTCCTGGAGCACAGCAAGAATCCACATCCATCTGCATTAATAGTCCTGGAAAGGGCCTACCTGTTTCTGGATTTGGTTTAGAGACTGCAGATGATACAATGTTTTCTGTACAAAATATGCAG ATTTGTCCACCGGACAATGATACTGAGGTCTGCTTGCCAAGCCAGGGTGTGAAAAACGATCCAACTCTTTCAGAATCTGATAATCAATGTGGCCTGAGATCATGTGTGGTAAAAGATAGGGACACTTGCGAGGAATCTGTGCTGGATTATTTGCATAATAACCAGGAAATTTCCAGCCAAACAGAAGCTATGGTGCATGATGCTATGGATTCCAAGTTTTGCTCATTCTCTGACAATCCTGATGTAATGGCCTGCGAACAAAATAGTTTAGAGACAAGCACAAATGAAGTTGTGGATGTCTCCGAAGATATGCATTCTGTTATGATGTCTGCTGCCACCAGCAAAGATGATATTGCAAATGATCCAGCAAGCACTAATGGCGAAGCTGAAAACGGCAAGTGTGATCTTCCTGATGTTGGCATTGCAATTGGTGATATAAATGGAAATGCGTCTGGGTGTTCTTTAGAAATAAGCGTTGTTAAAGTTGAGGAGGCTATAGGTGACATTTCTGATGACACAGGTTCAGTCGTCATAGGTTTGGTCAACAAAGATGTACCTGAGCACTCCTTGGCAACGAATGCTGTCGAATCTGAGGACATGGAACCTGAAGATACTCATGGGGATGTCAATGTGGAAGATGATATCCAAATTAACACGAATGAAACTTGCACAGCTGTGGATGAGATCAAGGGAAACACTGACAAATGTATGACCATTGATGAGGCTGTTTCCTGTGAGTCGATAGAGGGAAAGACTAACAACATCCTGGCAGGTGACAGTGACAGTGGGAGGGACGAAGCTCATCCAGACAGTGCGGGTTTGCATGGGACAGTTACTTGTGAAGAAGTCACGACTCGTGCTGATGCTGAGATGGCATCCTTAGAGAGCACCTCCTGTGCAGAGAACGAAGCAGTTAGGGAGGACAAAGATGGTGACGCTAAAAGACCACTTCCTGACAGCACCTCGGAAGTTGAGAACATTCAGGTTTCTGAAGATAAGTGTTCAGAGGAAGATGCCCCATGTACCGAAGAAAAAGAAGAGAGGTGCCGCAAGCGTCGCAAGGTTGTGACATCGGTACCAGCAGAGAAGCGACTAACGAGGAGCTCCTCAAGGACGCCGTCTTTAGATTAG
- the LOC127310691 gene encoding uncharacterized protein, giving the protein MSATATTPPRLCLAMLPASAVERRSREGAEASGRPGGDAASRGQVRVGPSFVHRTTILRSACQGVKNDPTIPDSDNQCAPEGAELLKYDGCVVEDRDTCEESVLDYFHNNQEISSQTEAMVHDFMDSKCCSFSDNPDVMACKQNSLETSTNEVVDVSEDMHSVMMSAATSKDDIANDPASTKGEAENGKCDLPDVGIAIGDINGNASGCSLEISVVKVEEAIGDISDDTGSVVIGLVNKDVPEHSFATNAVESEDMEPEDTHGDVNVEGDIQVNTTETCTAVDEINGNTDKCMTSDEKVTCESKEGKTNNIMAGDSDSGRDVAHPDSVSAHGAVPCEDVTTRADAEMASLESTSCAENETVREEKDGEAKRPLPDSTSEVENIQVSEDKCSEEDAPCTEEKQERHRKRRKVVTSVPAEKRLTRSSSRTPSLD; this is encoded by the exons AtgtccgccaccgccaccacaccgcccAGGCTTTGCCTGGCGATGCTCCCGGCATCGGCGGTGGAGAGGAGATCGCGGGAGGGGGCGGAGGCTAGTGGGCGCCCCGGCGGCGACGCGGCGTCGCGGGGGCAGGTTAGGGTTGGACCGTC ATTTGTCCACCGGACAACGATACTGAGGTCTGCTTGCCAGGGTGTGAAAAACGATCCAACTATTCCAGATTCTGATAATCAATGTGCCCCTGAAGGAGCTGAACTGCTGAAGTATGATGGCTGTGTGGTAGAAGATAGGGACACTTGCGAGGAATCTGTGCTGGATTATTTTCATAATAACCAGGAAATTTCCAGCCAAACAGAAGCTATGGTGCATGATTT TATGGATTCCAAGTGTTGCTCATTCTCTGACAATCCTGATGTGATGGCCTGCAAACAAAATAGTTTAGAGACAAGCACAAATGAAGTTGTGGATGTCTCCGAAGATATGCATTCTGTTATGATGTCTGCTGCCACCAGCAAAGATGATATTGCAAATGATCCAGCAAGCACTAAAGGCGAAGCTGAAAATGGCAAGTGTGATCTTCCTGATGTTGGCATTGCAATTGGTGATATAAATGGAAATGCGTCTGGGTGTTCTTTAGAAATAAGCGTTGTTAAAGTTGAGGAGGCTATAGGTGACATTTCTGACGACACAGGTTCAGTCGTCATAGGTTTGGTAAACAAAGATGTACCTGAGCACTCTTTCGCAACGAATGCTGTCGAATCTGAGGACATGGAACCTGAAGATACTCATGGGGATGTCAATGTGGAAGGTGATATCCAAGTTAACACGACCGAAACTTGCACAGCTGTGGATGAGATCAATGGAAACACCGACAAATGCATGACCAGTGACGAGAAAGTTACCTGTGAGTCGAAAGAGGGAAAGACTAACAACATCATGGCAGGTGACAGTGACAGTGGGAGGGACGTAGCTCATCCAGACAGTGTGAGTGCGCATGGGGCAGTTCCTTGTGAAGATGTGACGACTCGAGCTGATGCTGAGATGGCATCCTTAGAGAGCACCTCCTGTGCAGAGAACGAAACAGTTAGGGAGGAGAAAGATGGTGAGGCTAAAAGACCACTTCCTGACAGCACCTCGGAAGTTGAGAACATTCAGGTTTCTGAAGACAAGTGCTCAGAGGAAGATGCCCCGTGTACCGAAGAAAAACAAGAGAGGCACCGCAAGCGTCGCAAGGTTGTGACATCGGTACCAGCAGAGAAGCGACTAACGAGGAGCTCCTCAAGGACGCCGTCTTTAGATTAG